The Elaeis guineensis isolate ETL-2024a chromosome 14, EG11, whole genome shotgun sequence genomic sequence aaaaataaggtaTGAACTTTTGATTTTGCCATATCTTCTCAAATGCCCATTTTAAAGGAGGAACATAAAAGtcaaaaactctttttttttttttgttaatggaGCTATTAATTTTATAACTAAAAAGGTACGACATGATCTTTTCTCATTATTTTCGAAATATGCTTTTTTATCGATACAtactatataaataaataatatatactaaataaattaattatctaacAAATCAATATATACCtctagataaattgatacatTTATAATTTTCGAAACATAATAATCACCGGTATAAAGTATACAATTAGGTGATATAcactaaaaaaattaatcatcatcAAATCAATATATACCTCTAGATAAATTGATGTCCAGTTTTAGATACCGTGTATTGATTTACTTAAAGGTGTGTATTAGATTATTGTTAGATATGTATAAAAAAAGTTTGCAGCATGTATCGAAAAATCGCTAGGTATGTACCACCAAGCTATGTGGTGTGTATTGTTAAAcatgatattataaaaattatgtattaatttaCTATGTATTGGATTACTagacaattaatttattaaatgcgTATCATTTATCCGTATTCTACATATTAATAAACTCCATGTTCTAagaactatgtatcaatttatctaaaGATATATATTGATTTGTTAGatgattaatttatttgatatatattatttatttatatagtcTGTATCGGTAAAGCATGCTctgaaaataaagagaaaaaaaaaatcatttttttaactacaaaactaacaACATTATTACTAAAAgaagtttttaaaataaatatttagaaaGACGTGACAAAATCAAAAGCCCATACCATATTTCTTCTTTTGGTGCCCatctcatatgatttttgttccttgGCGTAGTCCTTAACATGATATATATCAAGAATGAGTGTCAAACCAGATTTTAATTTGTGCACCAATATGGATGAGGCATGTGGTTTATGAAAAAGACTTCATTTATCCATTTTATGCACAGCATTTACCCTGAATGCATGTCTCGCCTAAGAAGTATCAAATTAAGTTTGTAGAATTCAAATAAAGTTTAAGAGGGGCCAAGTGTACTATTTAAAAGAACATTTACGGCAGAACTTTGACAGCTGTGGCCGGACCCACGGGGGTCTATTATTAATTTCCAATGGTAATGTCCTAATCATCGTGAGGAAATCAGTGTGGTAGGTGGATGGTTTCTTCCCACCAGACATGTTCCCCGAACCCGGTTCTCATTCTGAATTCATAAACAGGAATTCAAGTCTTGAAGGATTTTCGTAGGTAACTTCCAATGATTGGACCTGGCCGGGCTCGTTCTCCTCGTTTTCTTCTGTTGTTTTCTAGCTTCATATGAAATCTTTGCGTCTAGTTTTCAACTCCTTTGCCCTTGGTGAAGTTTCCACTCTCTTTCTCTACGTGCGACCCTTCGTTGGGTTTCTTCCCTGCCAAGCTTGTTGGAAGTTGCCTGACAAGCTTCATCGCCCATCACGCACTTCACGACGTGCATCTCCAAAGAAGCTTCAGTCGAGACACAGTTTTTGTTTTTCTCTGATGGCTTGGTGACAAAAGGCGAGAACCAATGGTTTTTGCCGTTCTAGGCCTTTCCACCTGTGGGCCATGCTGCATGGGAATTTGCTTATGCTGGCTGCCGGCATCTAGTGGTGTGTGGAATATTGCTCGCTTGGAATACTCTCGCCGTTCGGTCACCTATCGTTTACTTTGTTTGGATGGTGTAGAATCTTGGGAAAGATCTTGGCGacttcatcaaattttttggaTGGATAACAGCTTTGTTTTTCCTTTAATCCCGTCAAAAATCGGAAAAACAAAAACATGCATCTAAACCCGACAAGTTTGCTGCATGTGAAAATCTATTCAAGTCTGGAAGATATACAGCATAATTTTTAGAatctaacaatatatatatatatatatatatatatatatatatatatatatattgataaggGAATTACCATTTATGAATTATTCTCCTCTCATGTATAGTCttctaatttgatttgtattCCTTATTTGAGCTTGCTTGCTCACCAAGTTGTATGTGTATAAATACATTACAGGAtatcaatgaagttgaagcttcCAATTCTATCATATATGAGGTAGAATCTAGCTAATACAatattgatatattataatatggatatattataatattgatatacaatattaatattatcatacagtattgatatattataatatgatttTATATCTCATGAATACTTTCCCTTCAGTTGGTGACCAACAGCGCTCGAAAAGTTTGGTAATAGGTTTAATTTACTAAAGACACGATCGACACAAACGAATCATCCGTATATATCAATtgcaaaaaaaatcatattataatatattctATTGAAATATTCtattgggggaaaaaaaaaaaaactttgttgAATCACCCCGTTCCCTCTTCAGAGCACATATCAGTGCCATTAATCTCATGTGGAAGCTCACACAGAACTGAAAAGAACTTCTACGTGAGATAAATATGGGAGCATACTGGACTATTTTAGGAATTATAACGTTGCAGTACTGTTCTTCTGCTAGGAGCATCCGGCGTCGTGGAGACTGGTCTCATTTGCACCCTATGATGGCCTCATACAAATGGAGAAAATATGGGGAGCTGAAAGATCCCACGGGCCAAGTTTCCAAGGTTTTTTCACAAGCCTAAGTTATTCTTTTCATACAATAACTTAGGCTTTGCCGACAAGATAGTGTTTAATTAGGGATGTCGGCTAGGTATAGGCACAGGATATGAATGATGTTGACTTGGCCGGGGATATAAAATGGAAAAAATTATTCTCTACTGGTTCTTGTGGGTCTTATTCATGAAGCGCATATCTACGGGAATGAGTACTGGTTGTGATTGATGGTTCTCGTACTAATTTTATTTTTCCCTGGGCTGCATTTCTTAGCTGGAACTATCATTTAATTTCACTATTTAAGTCTGGACCATTGGTAGATGAAGAGCACGCTGGTTTATAGTTTGAAAAGTATGTTAGCTTTGGCTTGTACAAATCACAACCATACACAAAGCCAGTAGACTAATTCTAAGATTTGAACGTGATGCGTTGAAGAGTTCTATTCAAAGAACTCGTGGTGTTTCACTTTCTGAAAAGTTGTGTAGGTTTTTTCTTCGTCCGCATGTAAAAACAATGGAACGGGATTCTCTGCGGATGCTTTTATGGTGTACTCTCACAGATTGGGGAAAGACCGGCCCTGCGGATATTTTGTTGTCTCCGTCCCTCGCGGTCTGGGCAGGCATTAACTACGAACCTGAGACCCGAGGGATTGGAGGTGGGGAttcaaatcattaaattaattaaaattttttgttttataaaaattcaaatatatatatatatatatatatatataataatatttatatatttttaataatattacatCAAAATTTAGAGATTTAATTGAATCTTCAAGTCAAAGCATGACTCGTTCCCAACTGAATTTATAGCTATTGAGGACCGTTTTGCTTGACGTAtctataaaaagataaataaGATTGTGGATTGAATTGCTTCTTATACAGTGGAGCATATAAGAGAAGCATTATGGATCACTTTGTCGGTTGTTTCAATTGTTTtatgtaatattttattttttaattttattagataTATTCATATTAGGTGGATGTGATTCGTTCgtctgataaaaaaaaaaatataacgaTAATATATACGGAGCTGATACCATTCTATTTGAGCATCAATTGAAACTGATTTCACATAAATTATGATCGAATACACATAAGTTAGATCTGTCATGTGAGGATAAAAAACAAAGTAAATGTATAATTGTAATATTTAAACAATTGGGATTATATAAAGAAGAAATGTTATAAAATAAATGCTATAAATTGAAACATGCACTTTCCTGTGGGAAGCAACCTATATAAATGAGAAGCATATTTGCACTTTTAGACTGAAATATGAACAAATATGATGGTTTATGTTttcctcctaaaaaaaaaaaattattagacacATAATGCAATTTGCCTTCTTCCTTCGATCAAAATTCTTGTAGACATAATTCATTTCCATTTAGTTGTATTGGATGACCTAACCTCTTTGAATGATGCACCAACCAGATTAATCTGCCCCTACATGACATGAACAGTCAATCCATCTCCCCGTCTAAAACATTTCTATTGACGTTCTTCCATAATGAATTGCAATGCATATAAAACACTTATATGCTCTATGTTTTATATTGGCAGATAAAACATCTACCAGATAAacgcactacaagaaatttgattttttgcgacgaaattttttcgtcgctaaaaatcatattttcgtcgctaaacgtatttgcgacgaaatatatcgtcgctaaaaatttgtagagaaagcctcgtagcaaaagaccttagcggcgaaaatattttatttcgtcgcaaaaaataataaacccagacgacgaagttatgtgctgtattagcgacgaaaatattttgtcgcaagagcttaaattttcgtcgctaaaattgcaacgaaaaaaaatttcatcgctaaatattttgattaaaaaaaaattttcttattttttgcgacgaaaatgaaATTCGTCGCAAAATTTAGCGacggatttcgtcgcaaaaaaatttgtcgcaaaaatttcatcgcaataattgcgacgaaaaaaatgttcgttgctataattgcgacgaaaaaaaattttgtcgctataatagcaatgaaataaaaatttcatcgctagaagggcgacgaaataaaaaaattcgtcgccataattacgacgaaataaaaaatacgtcgccataattgcgatgaaataaaaatttcgtcgcaaaaaggtaaaatttttagcgacgaaactattttttcgtcgcaaaaatagcaacgaaataatttcatcgcaataattgcgacgaaaaaaatgttcgttgctataattgcgacgaaaaaaaatttcgtcgctataatggcgacgaaataataatttcgtcgctagaagggtgacgaaataaaaatattcgtcaccataattgcgacgaaataaaaattttatcgcaaaaagttataatttttagcgacgaaactattttttcgtcgcaaaaatagcaacgaaataaaaaatttcgtcgcaatgaataataaaaattttacttttttgggttcacaaatttttttacgacgaaattaatatttcgtcgctaaaataaattttggataaaaaataaaatttttatttatttttcaaaaaaatctgctcaaatacaaattatctgatcaaacatattttaaataaacagtatgttaacacaataaaaatattctaagtcaaaagaccaatttcaagtatcaaaaagtttcataaccatctttgtcatatacaaaaatataagtccatacaccattttaaatttaaaataagtacaaactaagtatgatctgactcgttggcctcgttcccttCTCCAGACGTCGATCTCTGACCCGAtatgtgtcgcgatggtggtgcagaggcgacatcatgtgactgtagaggtgctaactcagaagcatcaataccgagccgtcccgccactgcagctacgatcctctcgagcgtctgactacgattcatccagtaactaatctgatattgcatcatgctcatggatgtcctaactgcctctggcaccgatgcatcatcagaccggccggatgatgaactgcatgattttttggaccgcatgctatgaccagatcctagctgccgctcgaggacggtatccaaaatcgtatcatttgtcatcaaacaaacctgctgcgatccagtatcaccgtcagatcccacctccctcgtcgcctgctctctcaattctaacattttttccttcacaataaaccaaataaaatcataaatttttttcaaactctttaaaagtattcaaaatgtagagtaatgatacttacatgacgctgcctcgcctcctcggtcacgaactcgccactcttgttttgatagaatttagcataggcgtcgactccggatagtccctgttcaaacaaaaaaaaagaaaaaaaagatatcaaaataatataaatatttaataaaaagttacaaagtatgattgcaaatgtagttacgtaccatcctcttcattccctgtacaaaagaggcacttccttgcgtgtgaatagaatcaatcttgctcctattcaccttattcgcctccgatcgtcgctacaaaatacatacaattataaccaataaaggacataacataattaaaaaaacttggaacactagacatacctgaaatgtctcacttccaaaatgctcacataaccaccgtcaatcgtcactagacccagcccaatttctgtatggctgggtcacaggatcaatcctcttcgcctgcagctcattgcagtatttatgaagcctacatcgccgatctctgtatctatttgcagccattttgagaatacatgccatcacttcttcgtcagtgcaatcctcgaagtcaatattatcctacacagtaatcataccaaaaagcaaatacatgaaattattcatataataaaaaatttatttatataactaaaaataatatggatcatgtaatgatatgcaagacatccaaatttaattcttaccttgatgtgagagactagagcatcacggtatcgaggagctacatgcttgaaactttcagcagcccacagaaaatgattccacatatacaaactgatctcatttgcgacgatactagcctctgtgccaaccggatgatctcgaaatatatgtaccttcagtttttcattgtgtgtatgcacatatttttccaaaacaagacccctactaggaccacgcactgcacgtcgatgctgtgttcctacatgtaaaaattggtgaaatgaacatatatcatgtatcactaaatgcatataacaaaaaaatatatatgatttataaattgatagagatgtacctgtaaggagatgatgctgcggtaccatggcctccggctgggcaagctctggctgagcactagtctgctctgtggactcgggcaactgagtctcatctaaatcctctgactcatcatgcaaaatgctaaagtgaggatgtgtatcatcaagcggagcctgctgcctaccccgtgaatgtctacgtccaggaccagtcatgatgctgcaatgattaaaataatttaaatcagtaagtaatcaaaaaaactcaagtattacatgatataacaaaaaaaaataaattgaattacttattcatattaattattgttctcagattctgaactcgtgtccatatagtcatcttcgacaggagtcatagaagacttcgaccctgaagtgctatcatcatcgtcgttaatgaagtcattattggatcgtgctcgtgtccgtgcccttatcgacgatccaacaacagaaacatcctcaggttcatagtcgtctctttgtaattgtcctatgtcaatcgtatcatctggcactaatatgttatctggtgcttgcatttgatatgcttcattttcaataattgcacagacttcattctcaagatgttcatcgttcggacatgtgaaaagtgcaggatcaaacaaatgcctatgctgagcccttattgcaactcgccaaggctctttcattttgttatcatcaatataccacactagtcttgcttgctttgcaaaaatataaggatcactttcataccatacatgaccagtgtggacactgacgagttgaggatctataataattggcctgtgtcgtcctaagtcataccatcgacacttgaataacacaatccgtcgaagaccactatatctcaactctataacctcatgcagaacaccaaaaaaatctattatttcacccttgtgctcgccctccacgcttattccacaattctgtgtggttcgatcacgatcgcgatcttccgttaagaatcgcacaccattgactatgcatgctgaatatactgatacacgtctgtcagattttcgtgcaagtgcagctaagtcattactgatacagttaggattgtctatacgtagctgagctatctacaattaaaagaacaataagtaggttaaatttgacaaaataaatactatataaacaaacttttaatcatggatgaacatgaacataacttacccgttcgtcaaaccatgatgcgaattgattcctatgtcgtgccgctgctaatgtaggattacttcttctgagctcactttcgtgttctctgaagtgatacagtaataccatgtatattttaatttagagtccacgtacattcattgatatatcaataaataaaaattaaatgtatatactcacatcatgtaggcttctacctcctcgcaattgtttagcacataccaatgcatgtcatccgtttcttgtggtgtcaacattcgaaaatcttttttaccatatggtcgggcaacattggagaacacggacaatccatcggtcagaatctcatcaacatcaatattccattgtggccttgtaaatttggtctccactcatcgaaggtacatagagcagaacgtcagacattcattcataacatgtgcctctgctattgaaccttcagaccgtgctttgttagtgacggcactcttgtattcacgcatctccctattcaataaattatcaattgatatcacatataataagaatataataatgaataataaatattacaatatcatgcaattacctttcaattgggtacatccatcttgtatgtactggcccatccaatctagcctcatgtggaagatgaacagaaagatgcaccatgatatcaaagaaggcgggagggaatatcatctcgagcttacagagagtaatgataatcttcttctccaatatgtcgatctgacttcatctcaatgtcttcgcacataagtctcgaaaataagttcccagatcaagtaacgcatcacacacattatccggcaataatccgcgcaaaccaactgggagcacatgctgtagaagtacatgacaatcatgacttttcatcccgacgatcttcccatctttcgacttgatgcaccgtttcaagtttgaggcgtatccatcaggaaacctcactgatctcaaatatgaaagaaattgatttctctctcttcgattcagtgtataacatgccaatggcttcaccagcctatcctctcgtcgaatcaaatgtaattcctttctaatccacatatcctctaagtcaagacgagccttcacggtatccttcgttcttccttcgatattgagaatggtataaaatacattatcaaatatattcttttcaatatgcatgacgtcaagattatgtcgaagaagaagcattttccaatatggaagatcaaacaacttgctcttttttctccaattttcgatacttgttcgcacccctacttggctggccagacccttaccaaatatgacatcctgtgggtttggtaactgatttaaaatattgtccgtagaccagaatcttggctgcgcacgtcgttcatacttgccattgaacttaagacttctcctc encodes the following:
- the LOC140853656 gene encoding uncharacterized protein — protein: MTGPGRRHSRGRQQAPLDDTHPHFSILHDESEDLDETQLPESTEQTSAQPELAQPEAMVPQHHLLTGTQHRRAVRGPSRGLVLEKYVHTHNEKLKVHIFRDHPVGTEASIVANEISLYMWNHFLWAAESFKHVAPRYRDALVSHIKDNIDFEDCTDEEVMACILKMAANRYRDRRCRLHKYCNELQAKRIDPVTQPYRNWAGSSDD